In Oncorhynchus mykiss isolate Arlee chromosome 32, USDA_OmykA_1.1, whole genome shotgun sequence, the DNA window GCGTCACCTTTGAGTCACATCTGCCCGTCTCTATCTACTCTGTACCCAGGACACTGACAGCTCCGAGGCGGTGAAGAAAATGCAACAGGGCCTGGACGCTAACCAGGACGGTAAAGTCAACTTCGAGGAGTACATGAAGCTGGTGGGCTACCTAGCAACCTCCCTGAGCGTGCAATGCACCGCTGCCGTGGACACGCCAGCTGAGAGTGCGGCCGCCACAACAGAGACCAAGAATGCACCAGCACCAGCAGCAACAGAGGtaaaggaagagaaggcagaagCCGAGGCACAGCCAGAGGAGGCACAGGCTGAGCCAGAGACAGCCACAACTGTAGAGGCACCAGCAGAGGCAGCCGTAGAGGAAGAAAAGGTGGAAGAGGCGAAAAAGGTGGAGGAGCCAGCACCAGCAGCAACCGAGGAGGAGAAGACAAAGGAGGCCTCATAGGAGTTTACCACCGGTCCAGTCCGGACAttacaatacacaccaacaccaaACTGATAGACACCTCACTACCCTAATACAAACTACAGTACACTATACAACCCCCCCCTTCAAACAGGAGTGCTAataccataataataataataccatgCAGTACAGTATATGTTGTAACACCACAATAGCACATACATgttcatacacacatacataaaccCAGTATTTGGTACTAAAATAAACTACACTACAATTACTTGCATTGCAGCAGTACATGCCATTATGTTGATATACTTCCCTCTATATAGCACACTATACtttattatatgtatatataattcaTTTTGCCATTCATTGATGTGAAATTTTGACACCCTCTGAAATTTTGACACATTTACACACCTGTAGAGCTGATTAATCTTGAAATACACTGACACACATGCAATACTAAATGTTTTTATATTTGCattccttctttctccctttgCCCATCTACAATCACGCAATGcaacactatactacagtacATTCCACAATGTACAGTCAAGTCAGGCCATCTCAAGTTGTTCTTGAGCTGTTGCTTGACATTTGCTACACATCAAATTCTCCAGTGTTAGATTAACACTgacagtgttaaatcaacacagATAGCGTTAAATTTAACACAGGTCCAGTGTCTATACAGATCCACATttttcagtgttaaattaacacactgctcagtgtaaagccttatttgcatatttcccagaagGCCTTGCCTTTCGAGTGAAGtttagagttaccacccatgactgtatttgttagtgacagagacatggttgttgcattcatccaTTTTCAGCCCTGTGGCCTCCATCAAGTGAATACATAAGTGAATACATTATCATACAGTTTTTCTTATGTAACACAATATATCATGTATTTTTTAAGGCCTTTTACCATTAAACAGTGACGGGAAACTCAttgtttacaggccacatcaggcctgcaagtcacattaggCTGGCTTGCAAAGCGATGTGTAAtttctattggaatccagccagagtgtgGATATAAAACATTTAGAATTTTTAATGACACTCATCCTGCATTCAGAACAACTACATTAACATATAAGGCCACCTTAAGCATCttaactggaacaaccatttcagtaatggtGTGGAAGTCCAAGTaccagattggattagtttagaaaaatgtatgttagtTATATTTGAGAAGAATAAGATTAATGAATGTACATGCAAAtacatagatattgaaacaattctaaaaaatatgcctgcagtagagcatgctgggaaatatgataatgatgggcgtgGTTTTGGTTTaacactggttattaacaccaacactgggatTCTTTTACACCAATGAGTGTTAATTTAACAATTACAGAGAGAATTTAACACAACTTAACATTAGAGATGTTACATTGACCAATTTGCTTTGCAAGATTGTctaagtgctctctctctcttttcttcccttgCAACTCTGTCATTGATATTAAGCTCTGACATGGCATGACATGACAATAAACAAATTGTGTTGCTAGGGTTCTTAGTTCagactagtctctctctgtctctgtctttgtttcGTCAATCTCATTTCCTGGAAAATCCAGGCAGGGCAGCATCTGGAGTTTATGGACTCCTCTCCACTACTAGCTAGCCAATCGCCATGGAAGATCAGGTGTGGTGTGTCCTAATATTGGCCTTCTAGTAAATAATTGAGGGCCCAGGATGGAATCAACACCAGAACCCTTGCCAGGATCCTTGCAGCCCCAAGGGAGCCCAAAATAGCCCTTAAGCAGCAGGCCGCTGACCCGGGGAGGCCACTAGGGGCCCTTGATATGGGTCGCGAGCCGTTTCTCCATGCAACCCAATCCACCAGAACCAAGAGGAAAGGAAAACGAAACAGACACCCAAACTTGAAGAAAAGTGGCTCTTATAGCCTGAAACGTTACACCTGATGTGAAAAGTCACAACAGAAACTTGACCCAAGTATAGGTAATGTGTTGGTATTgtttctacactcttagaaaaaaagttcctatctagaaccaaaaagcgTTCTTCCTCTGTCCCCAcatgagaaccctttgaagaactattttttggttacatgtagaaccctttccacagagaaccAAAATGGTTTtgatctggaaccaaaaaggattatcctatggggacagctgaagaacccttttgaaacccttttttcaagtgtattttttgttgttttcctCCTAGTTCCGTTACCATCAGGTTTGCTGGGTTACCTGGTCACACCCATGTTCTCTGTGTTGAGAGACCCTGTTTGACCTGAAATTACATCCCAGTGCTTAAAACCATTGACTTAACCATAGTGGGCACACCCTTGGACAAAACCAACACAAGAGTTACTTGATTACTGATAGCTATCTGTGACTCATTTGCATTTCCTGAGTTGCAACGAATTTGCCAGacttcaaatactattttaaatcTTTTAAATGCTGGGAGTGTTTGCTTTAGCCCTcctggagtgccaggtgggcGGGGTTTGACGTTTTtggactattctattggtccatTACACCAGGCAACCTTGGCAATTTATTACAAATAG includes these proteins:
- the LOC110513545 gene encoding eukaryotic peptide chain release factor GTP-binding subunit, producing the protein MRETAVMESAIQTVVGVFLKSAKGKESLGGNDFQKLVKSQLHNIMMDTDSSEAVKKMQQGLDANQDGKVNFEEYMKLVGYLATSLSVQCTAAVDTPAESAAATTETKNAPAPAATEVKEEKAEAEAQPEEAQAEPETATTVEAPAEAAVEEEKVEEAKKVEEPAPAATEEEKTKEAS